A genomic window from Exiguobacterium acetylicum DSM 20416 includes:
- a CDS encoding cob(I)yrinic acid a,c-diamide adenosyltransferase produces MKIYTKSGDEGETSLVGGRVKKNDRLISLMGELDELNSFVGLARTKASSIEVREQLTVIQHALFDCGSDLMYVEPRPSRLSQEATVDLESWIDTLTELSPPLDKFILPGGTEAAATLHVARTVCRRVERSMIDVPQAAHLLPFINRLSDFFFTAARYENAVKQKADIEYVRSAHVFKRKDGEQ; encoded by the coding sequence ATGAAAATTTACACGAAGTCTGGTGACGAAGGAGAAACATCCCTCGTTGGTGGGAGAGTCAAAAAAAATGATCGTTTGATTAGCTTGATGGGAGAACTCGACGAATTGAATAGTTTCGTTGGACTTGCCCGGACGAAAGCATCATCAATCGAGGTGCGGGAACAACTGACAGTGATCCAGCACGCCTTATTCGATTGTGGTAGTGACTTGATGTATGTCGAACCGCGCCCGTCACGCTTGAGTCAAGAAGCGACGGTTGATTTAGAAAGTTGGATCGACACGTTAACGGAGTTATCACCGCCACTCGATAAATTCATCTTGCCCGGTGGAACGGAAGCAGCTGCAACATTACACGTGGCACGGACGGTCTGTCGTCGTGTTGAACGTTCGATGATCGATGTCCCTCAAGCCGCTCATTTGTTACCGTTCATCAACCGACTCAGTGACTTCTTCTTTACAGCAGCCCGTTACGAGAATGCCGTCAAACAAAAAGCAGATATTGAATATGTCCGCAGTGCGCATGTATTCAAACGAAAGGATGGAGAGCAATGA
- a CDS encoding ATP-binding protein produces the protein MKWLQSVVIKLWGTILLLVSVVLIALTILLLEFFNSFHIEQERGHLAKLGQQVETVFQAHSGIEEGSSTAVEITDIYGATLIAKTQDDSVEANISQAKANRIIKELERQNWKAIDGEEGETAIGNYETFDGKAALAYRAPLITDSGNGTIYLIEQLTNIEQANEGARQIIQLCVLLAIIGTTVFAFFLSTRITAPLRTIRQAVVEAGEGKFDQSLTQRSRDEIGDLALAFNEMSSQLNQYVTDLDKERHLLSSILRCMADGVLTFSKSGELLATNPPAEAFLAGSPVPDELIELFQTVMQEETEMTVSFEREGRFYIIIVSPLLEQEEQIGVVAVLRDMTEAQQLEKMRADFVANVSHELRTPLVMLQGYSEAIVDGMTESDEATKEFASIIYDESQRLSRLVNDLLDLARMEAGYQELRIEAVEAVSFAQRVIKKFKQMGRDKQVTFSVSGPNIIFDADPDQMEQVLTNLLGNALRYTENGEIKIKIDEDRENITLSVIDSGDGIPEEDLPFVFDRFYKADKARTRGKTGTGIGLAIVANVVRAHGGEVEVDSRLGEGATFRIRLPKKQGKRTL, from the coding sequence ATGAAATGGTTGCAAAGCGTTGTCATCAAACTATGGGGAACGATTCTGTTACTCGTTTCGGTCGTCTTGATCGCCTTGACGATCTTGTTACTTGAATTTTTCAACTCGTTCCATATCGAACAGGAGCGGGGACACCTCGCGAAACTCGGTCAACAAGTCGAGACCGTCTTTCAGGCGCATTCCGGCATCGAGGAAGGGTCGAGTACTGCTGTTGAAATCACGGATATTTACGGCGCGACACTGATCGCAAAGACGCAGGACGATTCCGTCGAAGCGAACATCTCACAAGCGAAGGCGAACCGGATCATCAAGGAACTCGAACGTCAGAACTGGAAAGCAATTGACGGTGAAGAAGGCGAGACGGCGATCGGCAACTATGAGACCTTCGATGGAAAGGCGGCACTCGCGTATCGGGCACCGCTCATTACGGACAGTGGCAACGGAACAATCTACTTGATCGAGCAGTTGACGAACATCGAACAGGCGAATGAGGGAGCACGTCAGATCATCCAACTCTGTGTCCTGTTAGCGATCATTGGAACGACCGTCTTTGCTTTCTTCCTCTCGACACGAATCACAGCACCACTGCGGACGATTCGTCAAGCTGTCGTTGAGGCCGGTGAAGGAAAGTTTGATCAGAGCCTGACGCAACGTTCGCGTGATGAGATCGGTGACTTAGCGCTTGCGTTCAATGAAATGAGTAGTCAACTCAATCAATATGTCACGGATCTCGATAAGGAACGGCACTTGCTTTCCTCGATTCTGCGCTGTATGGCAGATGGCGTGCTGACGTTCTCGAAATCAGGCGAACTCCTCGCGACGAATCCACCGGCAGAGGCATTCCTCGCAGGTTCTCCGGTACCAGACGAACTGATCGAACTGTTCCAGACGGTCATGCAGGAAGAGACGGAGATGACCGTGTCCTTCGAACGAGAGGGACGTTTCTACATCATCATCGTCAGTCCGTTACTCGAACAAGAAGAACAGATTGGAGTGGTCGCCGTCCTGCGTGATATGACGGAAGCGCAACAACTCGAAAAGATGCGCGCCGACTTCGTCGCGAACGTCAGTCATGAACTGCGGACGCCACTCGTCATGCTGCAAGGATATTCGGAAGCAATCGTCGACGGGATGACCGAAAGTGATGAGGCGACGAAAGAATTCGCCTCAATCATTTATGATGAATCGCAACGTCTGTCCCGTCTTGTCAATGATCTACTCGATCTCGCACGGATGGAAGCGGGGTATCAGGAATTACGGATCGAAGCCGTCGAAGCCGTTTCCTTCGCACAACGAGTTATCAAGAAGTTCAAACAGATGGGTCGCGATAAGCAGGTCACGTTCTCAGTTTCCGGTCCGAACATCATATTTGATGCCGATCCGGATCAGATGGAACAAGTGTTGACGAATCTCCTCGGTAACGCCTTGCGCTACACGGAGAACGGCGAAATCAAGATTAAGATTGATGAAGATAGGGAAAACATTACATTATCCGTCATTGATTCGGGTGACGGAATCCCAGAAGAAGATCTACCGTTCGTCTTTGACCGCTTTTATAAAGCGGATAAAGCGCGGACACGTGGCAAGACAGGTACAGGAATCGGTCTTGCAATCGTGGCGAATGTCGTCCGAGCTCATGGTGGTGAAGTCGAAGTCGACAGCCGCTTGGGTGAGGGAGCGACCTTCCGGATCCGATTACCGAAAAAACAAGGGAAGCGAACATTATGA
- the yfmH gene encoding EF-P 5-aminopentanol modification-associated protein YfmH — MMEQLTYHDTDETVYHEQLDNGLSVYLLQKKGYEKTYATFTTRYGSIDQRFKKGEEWITVPDGIAHFLEHKMFESEKGDVFQEFGRLGASANAFTSFSRTAYLFSATSLIEQNLETLIDFVQDPYFTPESVEKEKGIITQEIQMYQDNPGWRLFFGLIESMYATHPVRIDIAGTPESINQITADDLYTCYRTFYHPSNMVLFVVGNIDPEETLALIKANQAKKDYTDRPAIERDYGQEPHGVHRPRFELELDVKTPKVLIGYKDESLRSEAQVRRELTSELLLHLLFDQTSSTYLELYEDGLIDDTFSFDYSSEEEFAFATFGMETEDPDKFIQAYETLLQTRPDFTEDEVTRKRNMMQGKFLRALNSPEFIANQFSRHALAGTNLFTLPTLIASITKEEIEARFDELFAIENRAISIVKPYA, encoded by the coding sequence ATGATGGAACAACTGACCTATCACGATACAGACGAAACGGTATACCATGAGCAGCTTGATAACGGGCTCTCCGTCTACCTACTGCAAAAAAAGGGATACGAAAAGACGTATGCGACGTTTACGACACGTTATGGTTCGATTGATCAACGATTCAAAAAAGGAGAGGAATGGATCACGGTACCGGACGGCATCGCCCATTTCCTTGAGCATAAGATGTTCGAATCCGAAAAAGGTGATGTCTTCCAAGAGTTTGGTCGTCTTGGTGCCTCAGCGAACGCCTTTACCTCGTTCTCGCGGACGGCGTATTTGTTCTCAGCGACGTCATTAATCGAACAAAATCTCGAGACGTTGATTGATTTCGTACAAGATCCTTACTTCACGCCGGAAAGCGTTGAAAAAGAGAAGGGGATCATCACGCAGGAAATCCAGATGTATCAAGATAATCCGGGATGGCGCTTGTTCTTCGGTCTGATTGAATCGATGTATGCGACGCATCCAGTCCGGATCGATATCGCGGGAACTCCGGAATCGATCAATCAAATCACAGCCGATGACCTGTACACGTGCTACCGTACGTTCTATCATCCATCGAACATGGTGTTGTTCGTCGTCGGAAACATTGATCCGGAAGAGACACTGGCATTGATCAAGGCGAATCAGGCGAAGAAAGACTATACGGATCGTCCGGCAATCGAGCGGGATTATGGTCAAGAACCGCATGGCGTACATCGTCCGCGTTTTGAACTCGAGCTCGACGTCAAGACACCTAAGGTATTAATCGGTTATAAGGACGAATCGCTTCGCAGCGAGGCACAAGTCCGTCGTGAATTAACGAGTGAACTCCTGTTACACCTCTTGTTCGATCAAACATCATCGACGTATTTGGAACTGTATGAAGACGGTTTGATTGACGATACGTTCAGCTTTGATTACTCAAGTGAGGAAGAGTTCGCATTCGCGACGTTCGGGATGGAGACAGAAGATCCAGATAAGTTCATCCAAGCGTATGAGACACTTCTGCAAACGCGTCCTGACTTTACGGAAGATGAAGTCACGCGCAAGCGGAACATGATGCAAGGGAAGTTCCTCCGTGCCTTGAATTCACCAGAATTCATCGCGAACCAGTTCTCGCGTCACGCACTTGCCGGTACGAACTTGTTCACGCTTCCGACGTTGATTGCTTCGATTACGAAAGAAGAGATTGAAGCCCGTTTCGACGAGTTGTTCGCCATTGAAAACCGGGCGATCTCAATCGTCAAACCGTACGCGTGA
- a CDS encoding response regulator transcription factor: MSEEARILVVDDEERIRRLLKMYLERENFTIEEADNGETALEMALETEYDVILLDLMMPKMDGMQVCEELRKTKATPIVMLTAKGEETNRVHGFEMGADDYIVKPFSPREVVLRVKAILRRASATKFLHTDAKTKDVIVFPHLTIDNDAHRVTVESQEVNLTPKEYELLYFLAKQTDKVFSREQLLKEVWNYEFFGDLRTVDTHVKRLREKLNRLSPNAAQMITTVWGVGYKFENSPT, translated from the coding sequence ATGTCAGAAGAAGCACGTATTTTAGTCGTCGACGATGAAGAACGGATTCGTCGCCTGTTGAAGATGTATCTGGAGCGGGAAAATTTCACGATCGAGGAAGCAGACAATGGAGAAACGGCGCTTGAAATGGCGCTTGAGACAGAATACGATGTCATTCTCCTCGACTTGATGATGCCAAAGATGGACGGGATGCAAGTCTGTGAAGAACTGCGGAAAACGAAAGCGACGCCAATCGTCATGTTGACGGCAAAAGGCGAAGAGACGAACCGCGTCCATGGGTTTGAGATGGGGGCAGATGATTATATTGTCAAACCATTCAGCCCACGCGAAGTCGTCTTGCGTGTCAAAGCGATCCTTCGTCGGGCAAGTGCGACGAAATTCCTCCACACGGATGCGAAAACAAAAGATGTCATCGTCTTCCCACACTTGACGATCGACAATGATGCCCACCGCGTGACGGTTGAATCACAAGAAGTCAATTTAACACCAAAAGAATACGAACTTCTGTATTTCTTAGCAAAACAAACGGATAAGGTATTCTCGCGGGAACAACTACTCAAGGAAGTCTGGAACTATGAATTCTTCGGGGATCTGCGGACGGTCGATACACACGTCAAACGTCTGCGTGAAAAGCTGAATCGTTTGTCTCCGAACGCCGCTCAAATGATCACGACGGTCTGGGGTGTCGGATACAAGTTCGAGAATAGTCCGACCTGA
- the ccsB gene encoding c-type cytochrome biogenesis protein CcsB, translating to MNLLQLSSNLLLTSFIVYLVSTGFFAVATSGKKGPTRSGKIAFTLAIIGFLAQLGYFFTRWAGAGHVPVSNLYEYTTFFGMMMVLGFLIVYAIYKNNVLGLVAMPVALLVIAYASMFPDEVQPLIPALQSVWLKIHVTTAALGEGILAVSFATGLLYLIHATDFSKESKTRTWLEVVMFSLACVVGYILVGLLFKATGSASTIEYVAKNGATMTHDYAMPVLTGPEGGKVLSGSGAVIELPNFLNANKVNTVLWSIIGGVVLYVLLRFVILRKRLAESLKPIARKIDLETADEISYRSVAIGLPIFILGGLIFAMIWAQMAWSRYWGWDPKEVWALITMLFYVFYLHMRIQRGWIGKKSAWLCVGGFAVIMFNLVFVNLVVAGLHSYA from the coding sequence ATGAATTTGCTTCAGTTGAGCAGTAACCTGCTCCTTACATCATTCATCGTCTACCTCGTCAGTACAGGATTCTTCGCTGTAGCGACGAGTGGTAAAAAAGGACCGACGCGTTCTGGTAAAATCGCCTTTACGCTTGCGATCATCGGTTTCCTCGCGCAGCTCGGATATTTCTTCACGCGCTGGGCTGGAGCTGGGCACGTTCCAGTTTCGAACTTATATGAATACACGACATTCTTCGGCATGATGATGGTGCTTGGTTTCTTGATCGTTTATGCCATCTACAAAAACAATGTCCTCGGTTTGGTTGCGATGCCAGTTGCATTGCTCGTCATCGCTTATGCGTCGATGTTTCCGGATGAAGTCCAACCGTTGATCCCAGCACTACAAAGTGTTTGGCTCAAAATCCACGTCACGACGGCAGCGCTCGGCGAAGGGATTCTTGCCGTCAGCTTCGCGACCGGATTATTGTATCTGATTCACGCGACGGATTTCAGCAAGGAATCGAAAACACGGACGTGGCTCGAAGTCGTCATGTTCTCGCTCGCATGTGTCGTCGGTTACATCTTAGTTGGGCTGTTGTTCAAAGCAACAGGTTCTGCGTCGACGATCGAATACGTGGCGAAAAACGGTGCAACGATGACGCATGACTATGCGATGCCAGTCTTGACAGGTCCTGAAGGCGGGAAAGTCTTATCGGGTTCAGGTGCCGTCATTGAATTACCGAATTTCTTGAATGCGAACAAAGTCAACACGGTCTTATGGTCGATCATCGGCGGCGTCGTCTTATACGTCTTGCTTCGCTTCGTCATTCTTCGCAAGCGTCTTGCTGAGAGCTTGAAGCCGATCGCGCGTAAGATCGATCTTGAGACAGCAGATGAGATCAGCTATCGTTCTGTTGCGATTGGTCTTCCGATCTTCATCCTTGGCGGTCTGATCTTCGCGATGATCTGGGCGCAAATGGCATGGAGCCGTTACTGGGGCTGGGATCCGAAAGAGGTATGGGCACTCATTACGATGCTCTTCTACGTCTTTTATCTCCATATGCGCATCCAGCGTGGTTGGATTGGTAAAAAATCAGCTTGGTTATGTGTTGGCGGATTTGCTGTCATCATGTTCAACCTCGTCTTCGTTAACCTTGTCGTAGCAGGATTACACTCTTACGCATAA
- the ymfI gene encoding elongation factor P 5-aminopentanone reductase yields MRILITGASGAIGLAAAKQLAAAGHELVLQTYRQHAVLERMIEEWQGEHHILTANLADEEDLQAFCAALPVVDAFVHCAGTSYSGLLLDQSATSMHELWKIHVEALMRISQTVTRTKPFTSKLAIVVISSVLGEQGVAGEVVYSTCKAAQLGFVKAYSKELGPMYGRINAITPGWIDTPMNAIFSEDEKEQAIAEIPAGRFGKVEEVASAICYLVQPESSYVSGAILKIDGAWM; encoded by the coding sequence ATGAGAATTCTCATTACCGGTGCGAGTGGTGCCATTGGTCTTGCGGCAGCAAAACAACTCGCTGCCGCCGGACATGAATTGGTGCTTCAGACGTATCGACAGCACGCTGTTTTGGAACGGATGATAGAGGAGTGGCAAGGAGAGCATCACATCCTGACTGCGAATTTAGCGGATGAGGAGGACTTGCAGGCATTTTGTGCGGCATTACCTGTCGTTGATGCCTTCGTCCATTGTGCCGGAACGAGTTATAGCGGTTTGTTGCTCGATCAATCGGCAACATCAATGCACGAACTTTGGAAAATCCACGTCGAGGCGTTGATGCGCATCAGCCAAACCGTGACACGGACGAAACCGTTTACGTCGAAGCTTGCGATCGTCGTCATCAGTAGTGTATTAGGGGAACAAGGTGTCGCGGGTGAGGTTGTCTATTCGACGTGCAAGGCGGCACAGCTCGGATTCGTCAAAGCATACAGCAAGGAACTTGGACCGATGTACGGACGTATCAATGCGATCACACCGGGATGGATTGACACACCGATGAACGCGATTTTCTCGGAAGATGAAAAGGAACAAGCAATCGCTGAAATTCCTGCTGGTCGATTCGGGAAAGTAGAAGAAGTGGCTTCTGCCATCTGTTACTTAGTGCAACCCGAGTCAAGTTATGTGTCGGGAGCCATCCTGAAAATAGATGGTGCGTGGATGTAA
- the resA gene encoding thiol-disulfide oxidoreductase ResA: MKKTKQNPEERLAAAQQKKKKRSFWRLMIMTIVLFAGAVVIMQFVDQATRDKNGRVMAGDDAPGFALVDLYGEKQHSMDEYKGKGLLLNFWGTFCEPCKKEMPLINDNYQMMQDQGVNFVAVNVGETPVRVSSFIKDIGGTDYPILMDTNSSVEKAYGIYNLPVTFIINKKGEVVEKYEGEIDQAKLEEMVKKANE; the protein is encoded by the coding sequence ATGAAAAAAACGAAACAAAATCCGGAAGAACGCTTAGCAGCGGCCCAGCAAAAAAAGAAAAAACGCTCCTTCTGGCGTCTAATGATCATGACGATCGTTTTGTTCGCCGGAGCAGTCGTCATCATGCAATTCGTCGATCAAGCGACACGTGATAAAAACGGTCGTGTCATGGCAGGCGATGATGCCCCTGGTTTCGCACTCGTTGATCTATATGGTGAGAAACAGCACTCGATGGACGAGTATAAAGGAAAAGGACTTTTACTCAATTTCTGGGGAACATTCTGTGAACCATGTAAGAAAGAGATGCCATTGATCAATGACAACTATCAGATGATGCAAGACCAGGGCGTCAATTTCGTAGCGGTCAATGTCGGTGAAACACCAGTTCGTGTCTCAAGCTTCATCAAGGATATTGGCGGAACGGACTATCCGATTCTCATGGATACGAACAGTTCGGTCGAGAAGGCTTACGGGATCTACAACTTACCTGTGACGTTCATCATCAATAAAAAGGGTGAAGTCGTCGAGAAGTATGAAGGTGAGATTGATCAAGCGAAGCTCGAAGAGATGGTGAAGAAGGCGAACGAGTAA
- a CDS encoding cytochrome c biogenesis protein ResB, with translation MQEQEDFKQLDMRYEEAELRSKRKNPSWIDRAWTFFSSVKVGLWLIALIIIASGVGTIFPQEMYIPQATPPEEFYQKEYGTAGDIYYTLGFHNLFESWWYIGLITLLLLSIIIVSIDRFFPLYRALKKQPVIQSDRFMNGQRFGAEATGDVKKIDAIAPLLEKKGYKIRRQDGALLAEKQRFGRWGPYINHIGLVLFFGGAMLRVVPGMHEDELLWLREGETLPIEATDNQYYLKNEAFNIEFYDPEKVDAKFKKSLEAAGGNVPKNYDTKMTLYKKVGETSDFKPELEEIKSGETAVNRPFEFDDYQVFQEQYAADPEFKTMSFNIVNQKTDKVVDTIKVDLRDPKETYALKDGYEVELKDFLPDFVVKDGQPTTNSGRPVNPAFVFSIKSPEHPKGERSLIGIKLNVGGDENQYKMAFAGTELSNISGVRIKKDLTLPFLFAGGIIFMAGLLIGMYWPHRRLWLKEKNGRIQIAGFTNKNALGLQKEANLALTEVGLPELEDRQKLREEGEAK, from the coding sequence ATGCAGGAGCAAGAAGATTTCAAACAACTGGATATGCGTTACGAGGAAGCGGAGCTTCGATCGAAACGTAAAAATCCATCTTGGATTGACCGAGCATGGACGTTCTTCTCGTCCGTCAAGGTCGGGTTATGGTTGATTGCCTTGATCATCATCGCGAGCGGGGTCGGAACGATCTTCCCGCAGGAGATGTATATTCCACAGGCAACACCACCAGAAGAGTTTTATCAAAAGGAATACGGCACGGCTGGTGACATCTACTATACGTTAGGATTCCATAATCTGTTTGAATCATGGTGGTATATCGGATTGATCACGCTTTTATTACTCTCGATCATCATCGTATCGATTGACCGATTCTTCCCGCTCTACCGAGCACTGAAGAAACAACCGGTCATCCAGTCGGACCGTTTCATGAACGGTCAGCGATTTGGCGCGGAAGCGACTGGCGATGTCAAAAAAATCGATGCGATCGCACCGTTGCTTGAGAAAAAAGGCTATAAAATCCGTCGACAAGACGGGGCACTTTTAGCTGAAAAGCAACGTTTCGGACGATGGGGTCCATACATCAATCACATCGGACTCGTCTTATTCTTCGGTGGTGCGATGCTTCGAGTCGTACCAGGCATGCACGAAGATGAATTGCTTTGGCTCCGTGAAGGAGAGACATTGCCGATCGAGGCGACGGATAACCAGTACTACTTGAAAAATGAAGCGTTCAACATCGAATTCTATGATCCTGAGAAGGTCGATGCGAAGTTCAAGAAATCACTTGAAGCAGCAGGCGGAAACGTACCGAAGAACTATGATACGAAGATGACGCTGTACAAGAAAGTCGGCGAAACATCCGATTTCAAACCGGAGCTTGAAGAAATCAAGTCAGGTGAGACGGCAGTCAACCGCCCATTCGAATTCGATGATTATCAAGTCTTCCAGGAACAGTACGCGGCAGATCCGGAATTCAAGACGATGTCGTTTAATATCGTCAACCAGAAGACGGACAAAGTCGTCGATACGATCAAGGTCGACTTGCGTGATCCGAAAGAAACATATGCTTTAAAAGATGGATATGAAGTCGAACTGAAGGACTTCCTTCCGGACTTCGTCGTCAAAGATGGTCAGCCAACGACGAACTCGGGACGTCCAGTCAATCCAGCCTTCGTCTTCAGCATCAAGTCACCGGAACATCCGAAAGGTGAACGGAGTTTGATTGGGATCAAACTTAATGTTGGTGGAGATGAGAACCAGTACAAGATGGCATTCGCCGGTACGGAGCTCTCGAACATCTCGGGTGTCCGGATTAAAAAAGATCTGACGCTACCGTTCCTGTTTGCAGGTGGTATCATCTTCATGGCAGGTCTATTGATCGGGATGTATTGGCCGCACCGTCGTCTCTGGCTCAAAGAGAAGAACGGTCGAATCCAGATTGCTGGATTTACGAACAAAAATGCATTGGGGCTCCAAAAGGAAGCCAATCTCGCGTTGACGGAAGTCGGTCTGCCAGAACTTGAGGATCGACAAAAGTTGCGGGAAGAGGGGGAAGCTAAATGA
- a CDS encoding DUF3388 domain-containing protein, protein MSEFEQWYLEYELKVNRPGILGDIASLMGMLHISIVTINGVDHQRRGMLLQTKQPDQIPRLAAILKTMSTIEVIKLRKPKLRDRIAIRHGRYIDQSSDERKTFRFVREDLGILVDFMAELCKQDGHLLIGVRGMPRVGKTESIVAASVSANKKWLFLSSTLIKQTVRTSLFDDERTGDYVYIIDALVSQRNFDERHWQILREVMRLPATKIVEHPDAFVKSSEYTWDDFDYIIELRNTTEEIIVTELPRSHGGNDWFNFE, encoded by the coding sequence GTGAGTGAGTTCGAGCAATGGTATCTCGAATATGAATTAAAGGTCAACCGTCCCGGTATACTCGGGGACATTGCTTCGTTGATGGGAATGTTACATATTTCGATCGTGACGATCAATGGTGTTGATCATCAACGACGTGGTATGTTACTGCAAACGAAACAACCGGATCAAATTCCACGACTCGCCGCTATTCTCAAGACGATGTCAACCATTGAGGTCATCAAACTACGAAAACCAAAGCTCCGTGACCGAATTGCGATTCGACACGGTCGTTATATCGATCAAAGTAGTGATGAGCGAAAGACGTTCCGCTTCGTTCGAGAAGACTTAGGGATTCTCGTCGATTTCATGGCAGAACTGTGTAAACAGGATGGTCACTTGTTGATTGGTGTCCGTGGCATGCCGCGAGTCGGGAAGACGGAATCGATCGTCGCAGCAAGCGTCAGTGCGAATAAGAAATGGCTGTTCTTGTCATCGACATTAATCAAACAGACAGTGCGAACATCGTTGTTCGACGACGAGCGGACCGGTGATTATGTCTATATCATCGATGCCTTAGTATCGCAACGAAATTTCGATGAACGGCACTGGCAAATCCTGCGCGAAGTCATGCGACTACCAGCGACAAAAATTGTCGAGCATCCGGATGCGTTCGTCAAATCAAGTGAATATACGTGGGATGATTTTGATTACATCATTGAATTACGCAACACGACTGAAGAAATCATTGTGACTGAACTGCCTCGTTCCCATGGTGGAAATGATTGGTTCAACTTTGAATAA
- the yfmF gene encoding EF-P 5-aminopentanol modification-associated protein YfmF, with translation MSQSFSTWKKEGTSFHLVPTDKFKTTTILVTFSAPLEAKTLTSRAILPYIMEKSTAAYPSMKALREPLETLYDAGLYADASKFGEEHVISFQLDVVRGELVHHPSLLKEALELLEQMVLYPDLTEGGFREQFVKQEKRLHALRISSLYDDKMRYAQQRLLELMAPGEAVALPSLGTLEELEQITPSSLRDTYRSMIEDDRIDVFVVGHVTKEEMEDALSFLPSHSEKISHYIPAQKPVNGVKRSSETQPIKQGKLHLGYRVAVDPTSADSIRMQIVNGLFGGFPHSKLFMNVREKESLAYYAASRYAALNSALYVYAGVDTKEAERAEKIILEQLVDLKAGQFTDEELTQTKAMLINARRQILDQPGQLIGWLNGSKMRGLTLEDEIHIIETATREDVVRLAAAIDLDAVYLLRGEA, from the coding sequence ATGAGTCAGTCATTTAGCACATGGAAAAAGGAAGGAACGAGCTTTCATCTCGTTCCGACTGATAAATTCAAGACGACGACGATTCTCGTTACATTTTCAGCACCGTTAGAAGCGAAGACGCTGACAAGCCGTGCAATCCTACCGTACATCATGGAAAAATCGACAGCCGCTTATCCGTCGATGAAAGCATTACGTGAACCGCTTGAAACATTATATGATGCGGGACTTTATGCGGACGCGTCGAAGTTCGGAGAAGAGCACGTCATCTCGTTCCAACTCGATGTCGTCCGGGGAGAACTCGTTCATCATCCGTCGTTGTTAAAAGAAGCACTCGAATTGCTCGAACAAATGGTGCTGTATCCAGATTTGACGGAAGGTGGTTTCCGTGAACAGTTCGTCAAACAAGAAAAACGACTGCATGCCTTACGGATTAGTTCACTATATGATGATAAAATGCGCTACGCCCAGCAACGTCTCCTTGAACTAATGGCACCAGGTGAAGCCGTCGCGTTGCCATCGCTTGGAACACTCGAAGAACTCGAACAGATCACCCCGTCATCCTTGCGTGATACATACCGTTCGATGATCGAAGACGATCGGATTGATGTCTTCGTCGTCGGACATGTGACGAAGGAGGAGATGGAAGATGCGTTGTCCTTCTTGCCATCGCATTCTGAAAAGATCAGCCATTACATTCCGGCCCAAAAACCAGTCAATGGCGTGAAACGGTCGAGTGAAACGCAACCGATCAAACAAGGCAAATTGCATCTCGGTTACCGGGTAGCGGTCGATCCGACATCTGCTGACTCGATTCGGATGCAAATCGTCAATGGTCTATTCGGTGGCTTCCCCCATTCAAAACTGTTCATGAATGTCCGTGAAAAAGAGAGCCTCGCGTATTATGCGGCCTCACGTTACGCGGCACTGAACAGTGCACTCTATGTTTATGCAGGGGTCGACACAAAAGAAGCGGAACGTGCCGAGAAGATCATCTTGGAACAACTCGTTGATTTGAAAGCAGGACAGTTCACGGATGAAGAATTGACACAGACGAAGGCGATGCTGATCAATGCGCGTCGTCAAATCCTTGATCAGCCGGGTCAATTGATCGGCTGGTTGAATGGTTCGAAGATGCGTGGACTGACACTTGAAGATGAAATTCATATCATTGAGACGGCGACACGTGAAGACGTCGTTCGATTAGCAGCGGCAATCGATCTTGATGCCGTATATCTATTGCGAGGTGAAGCATGA